The window GGCCCGCCCGGACGGATCCGGGCGGGCCGAACTGCTCAGGGCTGGCCCGGACGCCAGTTGATGAACTCGAGCAGCTTGCCGCCGTTGCCCTGCGTGGCGGCGACGGCGCTCCCGTGCACGGTCACGGTGGGGGCCGAGTAGGTCTTCTTCATGTGCTTCTCCCTCGTTGGGTATGGATGGGCGGCGCACGGTGCGCAGCGCCCGGGACGCGGCTCACGCCGCGGTGTCGTTCATCTGCCGGTCCCACGGCGACGCGCCCTCGCGGGCCGCCAGCCAGGTCTCCAGCGCGAGTGTGCAGAGCAGGAAAGGAAGGCTGCCGACCTCGCCGCAGCGCGCATCCTCCACCGCCTGCCGCAGCCGGTCCGGCCGCACCCAGCCGCGGCGGGCGACCACCGGGTCGCGCAGCAGCTCGCGCAGGCGGGGCGCCTCGTGGCCCAGCGTCCACAGCAGCCGCGCGTCGATCCCGCCCTTGCCGCGCCGGGTGCGCACGGCCTCGGGGAGGATGCCGCGCATCGCCTCGCGCAGCACGTACTTGCCCGTGCCCGCGCGGATTCGCATCTGCGGCGGCAGGCGAAGCGAATGCTCCACCAGCGGGCGGTAGAGGAACGGATACCGCACCTCCAGCGCGCCGCCGAACGGCTCGCGCTCCA of the Longimicrobiaceae bacterium genome contains:
- a CDS encoding lasso RiPP family leader peptide-containing protein; amino-acid sequence: MKKTYSAPTVTVHGSAVAATQGNGGKLLEFINWRPGQP